A window of Euwallacea similis isolate ESF13 chromosome 10, ESF131.1, whole genome shotgun sequence contains these coding sequences:
- the LOC136411543 gene encoding zinc finger protein ZFP2-like — MAGSTNFCLICNASCVSIRNSFQIFTTNGSPRELNLPQALSELLNKEISEPTIHSKVVCKKCYKLINEFEEMQNRVLEIKTEISENYRNTVKAQECAENVVIISSEDPLLHSGKIGESSGELPKKILDIPSSDDDESSQAIEDMEMALVRIHSSQDNVLENESNLFIAPLEEVKVPEIKRPVKQGSILSTSDKPNLLKRKPQPGVRYTDNIIIQEPVDKLKKMFEENPNTPIVSRNDNIYTCLMCTGEETVAGEPKAIIAHVKEAHDTRLYICDICGLDFRKRNLLSAHVDEHVANEDGDFQCEVCNRIFNNLRLFRIHRRIHQPNAKAWECCTCNKKYSSKNLLNEHINTHLGVRPYVCPTCGKDFASKYTFKSHEKTHLSRPRPFTCDKCDKAFLSQQHLVQHEKTHLAVKDYQCVLCNKRFATVHNLEVHSVVHTGYKPYICGLCGKAFARKAEIRDHERTHTGERPFQCEFCGATFSQRSNLQSHKRVTHYDDKRYKCEDCGKCFKRRRLLDYHIKAAHTGERPYKCEICEATFVYPEHFKKHRRIHTGEKPFICEVCGKAFNSRDNRNAHRFIHSDKKPYECLLCGAGFMRKPFLYQHMQSSGHLNDTIVINQPKLTLDEKVTMDAEGHLVTIEEEEPDSKIFIEGEDEEDSIIIDDGKLTFADSSDNEEPEIVDEIEQVMATEDGEYEEILSTEPIAASDTQIIETEEGPVQLVKVKITENGREEEAWIKIVPAE; from the exons ATGGCTGGATCAACCAACTTTTGCCTCATTTGCAATGCCAGCTGTGTTTCCATTAGGAACTCCTTCCAAATCTTTACTACT AATGGTTCTCCcagagaattaaatttgccaCAAGCCTTAAGTGAACTTCTCAACAAAGAAATAAGTGAACCCACAATCCATTCGAAGGTAGTTTGCAAGAAATGCTATAAGCTTATCAATGAGTTTGAAGAGATGCAAAATCGAGTATTAGAGATTAAGACTGAAATTAGTGAGAATTATCGAAACACTGTTAAAGCTCAAGAATGTGCTGAGAATGTAGTGATTATTAGTAGTGAAGACCCATTATTACATTCAGGAAAAATTGGGGAAAGCTCAGGTGAGCTCCCTAAGAAAATTCTTGACATACCCTCTAGTGATGATGATGAATCATCTCAG GCTATTGAGGACATGGAAATGGCTTTGGTAAGAATTCATTCCAGTCAAGATAATGTCTTGGAGAATGAAAGTAATTTGTTCATTGCCCCCCTGGAGGAGGTAAAAGTGCCCGAAATTAAAAGGCCAGTGAAACAAGGGTCAATTCTATCCACTTCTGACAAACCCAACTTGCTAAAGCGTAAACCCCAACCAGGTGTCAGATACACAGACAATATAATTATTCAAGAACCTGTGGACAAGCTTAAGAAGATGTTTGAGGAGAATCCTAACACTCCCATAGTATCAAGAAATGACAACATTTATACCTGTCTCATGTGCACTGGAGAGGAAACT GTTGCTGGGGAACCCAAGGCAATAATTGCCCACGTCAAGGAAGCCCACGATACCCGGCTGTACATTTGCGACATTTGTGGGCTTGACTTCAGAAAACGCAACTTATTATCTGCCCATGTGGATGAGCATGTAGCCAATGAAGATGGAGATTTTCAGTGTGAGGTGTGCAACAGGATCTTCAACAATCTACGCCTATTTCGAATTCACAGAAG gatACATCAGCCCAATGCCAAGGCTTGGGAATGTTGTACATGTAACAAGAAGTATAGCAGCAAAAACCTGCTTAATGAGCATATAAACACCCACCTGGGGGTGCGCCCATATGTGTGTCCCACGTGTGGCAAGGACTTCGCCAGCAAATACACGTTTAAATCGCACGAAAAGACGCATTTAAGTCGCCCCAGACCGTTCAC GTGCGATAAATGCGACAAGGCTTTTTTGTCACAGCAGCACTTGGTGCAGCATGAGAAGACCCATTTGGCAGTTAAGGATTATCAGTGCGTTTTATGCAATAAACGATTCGCCACTGTGCACAATTTGGAG GTGCATTCGGTGGTGCACACCGGCTATAAACCCTATATATGCGGTCTCTGCGGCAAGGCCTTCGCTCGCAAAGCCGAAATTCGTGACCATGAAAGAACGCACACTGGCGAAAGGCCGTTTCAGTGTGAATTTTGCGGCGCTACTTTCAGCCAAAG ATCCAACTTGCAGTCTCATAAAAGAGTCACGCACTATGATGACAAAAGATACAAATGCGAG GATTGCGGAAAATGCTTTAAACGCCGAAGACTATTGGACTACCATATTAAAGCAGCCCACACTGGAGAAAGGCCTTATAAATGTGAGATCTGCGAAGCCACCTTTGTGTATCCCGAGCATTTCAAGAAGCACCGCCGGATTCATACGGGGGAGAAGCCGTTTATTTGCGAAGTATGCGGCAAGGCCTTTAATTCCCGTGATAATAGGAACGCGCACAGATTCATTCATTCCGACAAAAAGCCATACGAATGTCTATTGTGCGGAGCAGGTTTCATGAGGAAGCCGTTCCTGTACCAACATATGCAAAGCTCGGGGCATTTGAACGATACCATTGTGATTAACCAACCAAAACTCACTTTAG ATGAAAAGGTGACCATGGACGCTGAGGGTCATTTGGTAACCATAGAAGAAGAAGAACCCGATTCAAAGATTTTCATTGAGGGTGAAGATGAAGAAGATTCAATAATAATCGATGACGGAAAGCTAACCTTTGCGGACAGCTCTGATAACGAGGAACCTGAGATTGTAGACGAAATTGAGCAG GTGATGGCAACTGAGGATGGGGagtatgaagaaattttgtcAACTGAGCCGATAGCCGCCAGCGACACTCAGATAATCGAAACAGAAGAGGGACCAGTTCAGCTTGTCAAAGTCAAAATCACGGAAAACGGGCGGGAAGAAGAGGCCTGGATCAAAATAGTGCCAGCAGAATAG
- the LOC136411388 gene encoding RNA-binding protein 12, producing the protein MSIIIRLQNLPWSANALDIRQFFGGLQIPEGGVHIVGGELGDAFIAFSTDEDARQAFLRSDGTIKGIQIKLMLSSRTEMQRVIEQARTQSMSAFMLPSNNNLSVAPAPVPAAVPQMLPAAVPEIQKEASKNRNNDDVSEKKRDKRRSSRSKSRERRDRSRERRRRDRRSRSKSRERRRRGRSRSRGRSRDRSRKERTKSNERKVDKPRNSPPNQRDIKNANPTDIWNKPVQPMITPPTNHFPGDAPSILGSAPWGLDQSVKSNVATSLTTNLQARKMNGFQSLANPQQARDLLNSPMGNSWPAANPPSVRENFGRMDFSASDRNRRNFIGDEGMMRPGFQNDQRSRRDFNDFPPRLQREEGELRLGLNPRRSRFDENSGPNKGRFDNTECPPNACVSLKPFNDSYGDLRRFFGGLGINYKGIKIINDEFGIRTGVCFIQFRDEQTKLKALQMDGSSCSGQPVTIKSISDEVFDEAIDRYNPKMGNFHFQAENLERVRNTKKFLSNETEISDFVCLKVEGLPSVVKEQDILHIFSQHPLISLHLDIRPKGGTVAFVKFSSKEVAKMALKEQSHHVINGKTLQVKPCSDEEFKKFEEVTSVRQDEDMQEDQSVSEELISDCLSLAHLPVKSNDRDISDFFSDIGLIPAKIHLISDSAGFTGQAYCEFYTPEEAAKAVSKDNTMLGHNTVQVQLISRADMDGILNNSLPHPGLTPGETLALSTPLPLIQPSNTAESPSPRPVDDIVLETEENDHQEEAAEPDDDVQLVEDDPVKEGEPARLNFEAPKGLQDMPLRPRFNGPRKSRFNNVNNFNDNRGLNINSDFNDNDGFNDNDEFNNCGFNGPQMRGPFGQRDQQGRFNHLRNNVNPENGRPCFNLREGPPFPRRGLRLDMPEEEGDQDSMPGCTVYMDNVPYKAGTNEILDFFDGYGCTNNVSRRYNSNNTPSGEAKVTFYNPKDAFKAVRELHGQKIWNRTIFLRQE; encoded by the exons ATGAGCATTATAATACGGTTGCAAAATCTTCCTTGGTCAGCGAATGCCTTGGACATCCGGCAGTTCTTCGGCGGCCTTCAGATCCCCGAGGGAGGAGTTCATATTGTTGGAGGAGAGTTAGGGGATGCGTTCATTGCCTTCAG TACCGACGAAGACGCCCGCCAAGCGTTCCTCCGCAGCGATGGCACCATCAAAGGCATCCAGATCAAGCTCATGCTCAGTTCGAGGACAGAAATGCAACGCGTCATTGAGCAGGCACGCACACAGAGCATGTCCGCCTTCATGCTCCCCAGCAACAATAACTTGTCCGTGGCTCCCGCTCCTGTGCCCGCAGCCGTACCACAGATGCTGCCGGCGGCAGTACCGGAAATCCAAAAGGAAGCTTCAAAAAATCGGAATAACGATGATGTTTCCGAGAAGAAGCGTGATAAACGTCGATCGAGTCGCAGCAAGTCGCGCGAACGTAGGGATAGATCTCGTGAACGGAGGAGGAGGGACCGGCGTAGCAGGTCCAAAAGCCGCGAGAGGAGGAGGCGCGGAAGGAGCAGGAGTAGGGGTAGAAGCAGAGACCGTTCGAGAAAAGAACG GACTAAGAGCAACGAAAGGAAGGTGGATAAACCCAGGAACTCTCCACCCAATCAAAGAGACATCAAAAACGCAAACCCTACAGATATATGGAACAAACCAGTGCAACCAATGATAACCCCTCCCACTAACCACTTCCCTGGGGATGCCCCTTCAATTTTAGGTTCTGCCCCCTGGGGTCTGGACCAATCGGTGAAGTCCAACGTAGCGACCAGCCTGACGACCAATTTACAGGCGCGGAAAATGAACGGATTCCAGTCTTTAGCCAATCCCCAGCAGGCACGCGATCTTTTGAACTCGCCAATGGGGAATAGCTGGCCTGCGGCCAATCCCCCATCGGTGAGGGAAAACTTTGGGAGAATGGATTTCTCAGCTTCCGATAGAAATAGAAGGAATTTCATAGGAGATGAGGGAATGATGAGACCAGGGTTTCAAAATGATCAACGCTCCAGGAGGGATTTCAATGATTTCCCTCCAAGACTACAGAGGGAGGAGGGGGAACTGCGTTTGGGGCTCAATCCCCGGAGGTCGAGATTTGACGAGAATAGTGGCCCTAACAAGGGCCGCTTTGACAATACAGAGTGTCCTCCAAATGCCTGTGTGTCTTTAAAGCCTTTTAATGACTCATATGGAGATCTAAGACGCTTTTTCGGGGGACTAGGCATTAACTACAAAGGGATCAAGATTATAAATGACGAATTTGGGATTCGCACGGGAGTCTGTTTTATCCAGTTTCGAGATGAACAGACTAAACTAAAAGCCCTGCAGATGGATGGTTCGTCTTGTAGCGGCCAACCCGTAACCATAAAATCGATCAGTGATGAGGTTTTTGATGAGGCCATTGATCGGTACAACCCGAAAATGGGAAATTTCCACTTTCAAGCAGAAAATTTGGAGCGCGTTCGGAACACCAAGAAATTCTTGTCTAACGAAACGGAAATATCTGACTTTGTTTGCCTAAAAGTAGAGGGTTTGCCGAGTGTGGTCAAAGAGCAGGACATTTTGCACATATTCTCTCAACACCCTCTCATATCCCTCCATCTGGATATTAGGCCCAAGGGCGGCACTGTGGCATTCGTCAAGTTTAGCAGCAAAGAAGTAGCCAAGATGGCGTTGAAGGAACAATCTCATCACGTGATTAATGGCAAAACCCTTCAGGTGAAACCCTGCTCCGATGAAGAATTTAAGAAGTTCGAGGAGGTGACATCTGTAAGGCAAGATGAAGATATGCAGGAGGATCAATCTGTTTCAGAGGAATTAATCAGTGATTGCCTCAGTCTTGCACATCTGCCTGTTAAAAGCAACGATCGGGACATTTCAGACTTTTTTTCGGATATAGGATTGATCCCGGCCAAGATCCACTTGATCAGCGACAGTGCTGGATTTACTGGGCAGGCATACTGTGAATTTTACACCCCAGAGGAAGCGGCAAAAGCCGTCAGCAAAGACAACACAATGCTGGGGCACAACACCGTTCAAGTCCAGCTAATATCGAGAGCAGACATGGATGGAATTCTTAACAATTCACTGCCGCATCCCGGATTAACCCCTGGAGAGACTTTAGCACTAAGCACTCCCTTGCCTCTAATACAACCAAGCAATACAGCTGAGTCACCTAGTCCAAGGCCTGTTGATGATATAGTGTTAGAGACTGAGGAGAACGATCATCAAGAGGAGGCAGCTGAGCCCGATGACGACGTTCAATTAGTCGAAGATGATCCTGTGAAGGAGGGAGAGCCAGCTCGATTGAATTTCGAAGCCCCCAAGGGGCTGCAGGATATGCCGTTGAGGCCGCGATTCAACGGCCCGCGTAAGAGCCGCTTCAATAACGTCAATAACTTCAACGACAATAGAGGCCTCAACATCAATAGTGACTTTAACGACAATGATGGCTTCAACGACAATGATGAATTCAACAATTGTGGCTTTAACGGACCTCAAATGCGCGGCCCATTCGGACAGAGAGATCAACAGGGAAGGTTTAATCACTTAAGGAACAACGTTAATCCGGAAAATGGCAGGCCATGTTTCAACCTCCGAGAGGGTCCTCCATTTCCCCGCAGAGGTCTCCGATTAGATATGCCGGAGGAGGAAGGCGACCAGGACTCGATGCCTGGCTGCACCGTGTACATGGACAACGTCCCGTACAAGGCGGGAACCAACGAGATTCTGGACTTTTTCGATGGATATGGCTGCACCAACAACGTGAGTAGACGCTACAACTCGAACAACACTCCCAGCGGAGAGGCCAAAGTGACGTTTTATAACCCCAAGGACGCGTTTAAGGCTGTACGAGAGCTGCACGgtcaaaaaatttggaatcgGACAATATTTTTGAGACAAGAGTGA
- the LOC136411395 gene encoding serine/threonine-protein kinase pelle-like: MPNLNGEMYIYELPYEEKTQLCFLLDEDNKWEVLGQKMKFEEKTLSILRKKALNGNSPASELLTIWENFNHTTDELFMLIYQMGLKKGLLILKPFIIERLRVLIKEDNIVNQVQRLVLADSKIASDNFNKLETKGINKMVNVEQTRDDNVTVVNPVKNNVKSNMGLNNLNPAAPPQTPSQKESSNIMSACAGGVPHIPYQELEIATEGWNKLKILGQGGFGTVYKGSWKLTQVAIKRLEIRETSRKDSNEPIRQSITEMHCLNAYRHDNILPLYGYSFGGQHPCLVYQYMSGGSLDSRIRSRDPSKILNWPVRLKIAVGAARGLQFLHTTFHNNKPLIHGDIKSANILLDPNDEPRIGDFGLAREGPERHYTHIQVTKIHGTRPYLPEEFLRSRQFSTKIDTYSFGVVLFELATARPPTGDNRVFLKDFVLNFPEENLLQLKDPKVEGGQGIFSEFIAIGKMCVQKRARERPDMMNVLLLLERVGNVGGT; encoded by the exons ATGCCTAATTTAAACGGTGAAATGTACATCTACGAGTTGCcttatgaagaaaaaactcAATTGTGCTTTTTGCTTGATGAGGATAATAAGTGGGAAGTCCTAGGACAGAAAATGAAGTTTGAAGAAAAGACTTTAAGTATTCTTAGAAAAAAGGCGTTAAATGGAAACTCCCCCGCAAGCGAGCTGTTAACAATATGGGAAAATTTCAACCATACAACTGATG AACTCTTCATGCTTATATATCAAATGGGGCTAAAAAAGGGGCTGTTAATACTAAAACCATTCATTATTGAGAGGCTTCGCGTCTTGATAAAAGAGGACAATATAGTTAATCAAGTTCAAAGGCTAGTCTTAGCCGATAGTAAAATTGCTagtgataattttaataaacttgaaaCGAAGGGAATTAACAAGATGGTAAATGTAGAGCAAACCAGGGATGATAATGTGACTGTAGTGAATCCAGtgaaaaataatgtgaaatcAAATATGGGGCTTAATAATCTGAATCCTGCAGCCCCACCTCAAACTCCATCTCAGAAAGAATCCTCCAATATAATGTCTGCCTGCGCTGGAGGGGTGCCTCATATTCCTTATCAGGAATTGGAAATTGCAACTGAGGGGTGGAATAAGCTAAAAATATTAGGACAGGGAGGATTTGGCACTGTGTATAAAG GAAGTTGGAAATTGACCCAAGTGGCCATTAAACGTCTTGAAATCAGGGAGACCAGCAGGAAAGATTCTAATGAGCCCATTCGGCAATCCATCACAGAAATGCACTGTTTAAATGCCTACAGACATGACAATATTTTACCTCTCTATGGTTACAGTTTTG GGGGACAACATCCCTGTCTAGTCTACCAATACATGTCTGGCGGATCTCTTGATAGTAGAATCAGGTCTAGAGATCCATCAAAAATCTTGAATTGGCCAGTACGACTCAAGATAGCCGTGGGTGCTGCTAGAGGCCTTCAGTTCCTGCACACCACTTTCCACAACAACAAACCCCTAATTCACGGCGATATAAAGAGTGCCAACATTTTGTTGGACCCCAATGATGAGCCTCGAATTGGAGACTTTGGATTGGCTCGGGAAGGACCGGAAAGACACTATACCCACATTCAAGTTACCAAAATTCACGGTACGCGACCGTATTTGCCTGAAGAGTTTCTGAGATCTAGGCAGTTTAGCACCAAAATTGATACGTATAGTTTCGGGGTGGTGTTGTTCGAATTAGCAACGGCGCGCCCACCCACTGGGGACAACAGAGTATTTTTGAAGGATTTCGTACTGAATTTCCCGGAGGAGAATCTGCTGCAGTTGAAGGACCCGAAGGTCGAAGGGGGACAGGGGATTTTCAGCGAGTTCATCGCAATTGGGAAAATGTGCGTTCAGAAACGGGCCAGAGAACGACCGGACATGATGAACGTATTGCTTTTATTGGAAAGGGTGGGAAATGTCGGCGGTACATGA
- the LOC136411394 gene encoding BUD13 homolog has protein sequence MSIIDQKEYLKKYLGINGGDKKKKKKKSKKTASNRLTIVDHDTDVILTEQIKADLEGDNEDAPQIVSVIDERPPSLRIDEVSKDKLWTPVGFPNPMNIKTENVLKFEIESKPKLETKVKKNKSSFSRRSESADISININMKNEKSKDISLPMRENDSEDVALLRKIKREPSEDSSPPRQRSKRFSSPHDKTFQNSDSFPPRRKRREKSEDSSPQRRPIKREKSIDLSPQRRNIDSDSSPPRRKRKISPSPPRRKDLSPPRRERKENNHKSKIKKKSRWEGHKEDLEEDKLKKTLDGKKAGLQNAADLIKETSELRKKEDELFKNMSAEVSGANAATVVRGKKKDIDWEEEERKRKKEEENKEKYHKWGKGLKQVEDANEKIKNEIYEMSKPLARYADDEDLEKYLKEQEREGDPMLKYIRQKKKKKNVMEEGKPLTQQYEGDAPANRFAIRPGYRWDGVDRSNGYEKKWFEVQNSQQASVEESYKWSTEDM, from the exons ATGAGCATTATCGACCAAAAGGaatacctaaaaaaatatctcgGAATTAACGGCGGTGataagaagaagaaaaagaagaaatccaAGAAAACGGCTTCAAATAG ATTGACGATCGTTGACCATGACACTGATGTAATCCTCACAGAACAGATAAAAGCAGACTTAGAAGGTGACAACGAAGATGCCCCCCAAATTGTTTCAGTAATAGATGAGAGACCCCCTTCATTGCGCATTGATGAGGTATCAAAAGATAAGTTATGGACTCCTGTAGGGTTCCCAAATCCTATGAATATCAAGacagaaaatgtgttaaaatttgAGATTGAGAGTAAACCAAAACTTGAAACAAAggtaaaaaagaataaaagttCTTTTTCAAGACGTTCTGAAAGTGCTGACATTTCCATAAACATTAAcatgaaaaatgagaaaagtaAAGATATTTCACTGCCAATGAGAGAAAATGACAGTGAAGATGTGGCACTATTGAGGAAGATTAAAAGGGAGCCAAGTGAAGACAGTTCTCCTCCTAGACAAAGAAGCAAAAGATTTTCCTCTCCACATGATAAAACTTTTCAGAATAGTGACTCATTTCCACCAAGAaggaaaagaagagaaaaaagtGAAGATTCTTCGC CACAGAGGAGACcaattaaaagagaaaaaagcaTTGATTTGTCTCCCCAAAGAAGAAACATAGACAGTGATTCTTCCCCtccaagaagaaaaagaaaaatttctccCTCTCCACCTAGAAGAAAAGATTTATCTCCTCCAAGAAgggaaagaaaagaaaacaatcataaaagtaaaattaaaaaaaaatcaagatggGAGGGTCATAAAGAAGACCTTGAGGAGGACAAGCTAAAGAAGACTTTAGATGGTAAAAAAGCAGGGCTTCAGAATGCTGCAGACCTTATTAAAGAGACTAGTGAACTGCGCAAGAAGGAAgatgagttatttaaaaatatgagtGCTGAAGTGTCAGGGGCAAATGCAGCTACTGTAGTGAGGGGCAAGAAAAAAGATATTGACTGGGAAGAGGAAGAAAGGAaaaggaagaaagaagaagagaataaggaaaaatatcaCAAGTGGGGCAAAGGCTTAAAGCAGGTAGAAGATGCCAATGAAAAGATTAAAAATGAGATTTATGAGATGAGTAAGCCCTTGGCTCGGTATGCAGATGATGAGGACTTGGAAAAATACCTTAAAGAACAGGAAAGGGAAGGTGATCCTATGTTGAAGTACATcaggcaaaagaaaaaaaagaaaaatgttatggAGGAAGGCAAACCCC taaCTCAACAATATGAAGGTGACGCCCCAGCTAATAGATTTGCAATACGTCCTGGTTACAGATGGGATGGAGTGGACAGGTCCAATGGCTATGAGAAGAAGTGGTTTGAGGTGCAAAATTCTCAACAAGCCAGTGTTGAAGAGAGTTACAAATGGAGCACTGAAGATATGTAA